From Leishmania braziliensis MHOM/BR/75/M2904 complete genome, chromosome 35:
CGGGATACACCTCTGTGGTTGCGCCAACGAACGCGCAGGAGTGTCAGTCGCGCATGGGTGAAAGCCGCAAGCGCCGGCGTTACTGGCTGTCACAGCTCAGACGCGAATGCCCTAGTACGCGAGCTCGCCGCAACGCGGTGCCGTCATGTATGCACCGCTCATCGGCCGAAGCGGCCACTTTTTCTGCCTCGGCTAGCACAGCAGCCGTCACCAGCACCACGGCGCTAGACTCGATCTGTTGCGCGTACCTTCTCACGTTGAAGCATCCCCACAACTGCCTCTCCGAAAGCGGCGAAAGGTTAGTGCCCACgactgccgcggcgccaGCAAACGTTCAGGAGCAGTGCAGTAAATCGCTACATGTGTCGCAAtcaccgctgcgcagctcgagCGAGGACATCGAAGAGCTACTACAGTCGTCGTCTTATGCGAGCTGGTACCTTGCCCTGCTCCCGGCGTGCCGATCCGCTCTCCTTGTACCACATGGCAcgggagcggcggcgacgatgtCGGTGGGGGGTGCGGAGAAGGCCAGCCATAATGacacacgccgccgcgctctgcAAGAGGTATTTCTGCATGGCATCACCGCCTCTCTGGCACTGTGGCTTTGCAAgcgtagcagcggcgccttTGGCTCCATCgaggcgtgtgcgctgcagcaatgTGAGCTCTCTCCAGCTCTCTTCACAGCATCCACAGGTGATGCCACCATACTcgtcgcagcgctgctgcgggacTGGTGGAATCGGCTCAGCCAGGAGGCGACTCAGTACTTCTCTTTGTCTGCGACAGCCGCACAAGGAGGCTCGCAGCAACGATGGAACCGTTGCTGCATCGCCCACCAGGTGTGGACGAGCCTGCAGACGTGGGACTGTGTTAGCAACGTGCGTCCCGCTCCAGACGTGGCACCTCCACCCGCACCGCTGAAGCACCTGTGTGTGGCCTGTGCAATTGCTGTGACAAGCATTCAGCGCAGCCACGAGCAGGTTCTATGGTGGAATATGCCTGGACCAGCAATGGAACCAAGCCGTGAGTATGCTGACAAGGCGGCCGACTGTGATGCATCAGCTGGAACCTGGGCAACTCAAAGCGCTGCTaacggtggtgctgctgaaaCCACTGGTCGATCGCCAAGCATCGATGGCGTCGCGCCAAATATGCTGTACACCCCCGCATCGTGTCGACTTGCTCGCATGTCAGCCAACGAaagccgccgctggtgcgaCGATTACCGCGCATGTATGGACCTAGTtctgcagcttctctttGCCGAGCAGGAACAGCAACTTCATCGAGTGCCACAAGCATACAGAGAGGGatgggggtgaggggagcTGCGCTTGCACACGTTTTGCGCTTCtcgcttccctcccctccctcttccttctcccttgcCACCATAAaggctttcttttctttaGCTGCTGCTTTTTTCGTTCGCTGCTACAGTGGAGAGGCGGTGCGTCTCCGGTGCTCCTCAAGCACCCCGGCACGCTGCTTTGGTGTCCTCGCTTTATTGCCCTCGCAAAGTGTATGACGAGGCACAAAGGAAAGGGTATAGCGTCGCCCCGCTCCACCAAAACGTGCTACTCGGAAGCCTTCAGTGCGTGTAGGCGACGATCCCTTGCCGCGATTTTTAGCGCGTACGCATCGTGCAGTCGCTACCCACGTCCCTACGCACTGTCCATgcccttctttccctcttcttggCGAGGCGCACGAGGGCGCCCCCAACGCCCCTCTTTATGCTTACACATCTGCACATGCTGACGTTCGCAGCCTTAGCGTCTTGAAGCATCCGCCACGGTCATCAacgcttcctctctttcctctccttcaaATCCTAATaatcctctctctctctctttttgctcTCACTCCCCtacacatgcgcacacccCTTCCGGCATAAATTGGTGTAGTGAaccaaagagaagagaatgGTCAAGCCGCACTTGCGTCACTACCAGGTGGTCGGCCGCGAGTCCCCCTCCGAGAAGAACCCCGAGCCGACCGTGTACAAGTTCGAGGTGTTCGCCCCGAACTTCGTCGTCGCCAAGAGTCGCTTCTGGCGCATGATGAAGATCAAGAACAAGGTCAAGGCCACCCATGGTGATGTGCTTTCCTGCAAGGTCGTGAAGGACGCAAAGCTGGTGGCGCGCAACTATCTGGTCGACATCGCCTACTACAGCCAGCGTTGCGGCTACACGCGCATGGTCAAGGAGTTCCGCGACGTCTCCAAAACTGGTGCCGTGAGCCAGGCCTACCATGATCTGGCCTCCCGCCACCGTGCTCGTTACCACAACATTGAGGTGCTCTGCGTGAAGAGTATCCCGGACCACGAGGTGAAGCACCTGAGCATTGCCCAGTACCACGCCCCGAACCTGTCCTtcccgctcctccagcgccgcaccAAGGCAGCCCGCAAGGACCGCGCCATATTCGTTAAGAAGAACACGAAGCGCGCTGTGGTGGCGTGAGGGAGGGACTGATGACGCACAAAGAAGGGATaatggagaagagagcaacacGGATTGTGCAGGTACATGGATGTATTTGCGTATGCGTCGGCACACTCaactccctctctgccctcttCGCTCGTCTCCTGGGTGCTGGTATGGtacgtgcatgcgtgtgtgggtgtgtgttgaTGTACGCATGCACGTGCTAAGTGTGTTGTTACGACCGTTTCGCTCTTTACGGCCTTCGTGCATGTGCAAgtctcccttctcgctcgCCTTACGCTTCTCTTTCGGTGGATCTTCTTGGCTTACGTCTTTTGGTTCACAATGGTGATTCAGCAGCATTGCCCTCACGCTGTAGTCGCCTGGCTGCAACATCGACAATGACCACAGAGTGGGAAGGAGTGGAGGAGTGAAAGGAGGAAAtgggaaagcgagagaatGAGAAGCAAAGTACATCGGTGGATGAAGGGGACAGCGTGCCGCGTAGCCTGACACGCGCCCTTCGagtggctctctctctctctctgtgtctgcCTGTCTCGAAGTTTTGCGTGCTTTTCATTTCGTTCGCTCGCTTCTTATGTTTTTCCCCTCATTTtcacgcaaaaaaaaaaaaaaaaacagaaaaagacGGCGATATGATACACACCACGAGCTTTCAGCGAGGGATCTCTACTTCTGTTGagcagggaaagagggaaggatgCATGCGAGACACGCAAAGACCTTCGCTTTGAGGTCTGCGGCGCTGAACATTCGAGGGAGGAGACGGCATTGTGACCTAGCGCATACCACCATCGCTACCCCGCATCTCGCTTCTGGTGCGCCGTCGCATTGCGTCTGCTTTTTTGAGGGAGGCGCTCGATATCAACTCTGCAAGGACGCGCTCTTTATACGTCTAGTGCGCTTTccattctctctcctcgctcttccttacacacccacacgcctGCGGCTCGCCTGTGTCACtgagcacacacaaaaaagtgGAAGAGCAGAGCACAGCGCCAGGAACTGTGCATGTAGGGTGCACTACTGCCTCTAGTGCGAGatccccttcttccccctccttccaTGAAAGCCCTTCGCACTTACACTCCATTTTACTCACGGACAGGCAATGGCGAGCACTAGCAGCGAATGGCGCCACGCGTTGTCCTATGCGACGACGTTGCATGTCACACTCCTCACAAGCCACTACGCTGTGCAACGGCGTGAGGCGCCACCCAGCAGCAAAATGAGCAGCGGCATGAGTCAAAAAACTGCAGGGAGTGAAGACGTCGAAGTCTACAGTTGCAGCAcagcggcggagcagctggacACGGTAGCCCGCGTGTTGTGCGCCGTTCTCCAGCAGGGGTGCTCTGCCGGAGACAGCGGGGCAGTCGACACGGTACGACGCATTCAAATGGCAAAGGCTATTCGAGACGATTTTGTGCCGTGGAccgacgtcgctgccgcagctgccgccgcccaaGGGGATGATCCACACGCCCTCTGTTTGCCCCCTCGCCCTCCGGGAAGGGCCGACGACGGCCACCCGAACCTGACTCCAGCATCAGCTGCCGCTACGCCACCCTCGTCTGCCGCTGGAGTGAAGAAGGGTGAGGCTCaacacaccgccaccagcaaGGACTGCGGAAGCACACTACAGCAAAGACGCCCGGGGTCAGTGAAAGCCTCGTCCTCACGCAGCTCCATgcactcctcctcgacgCTATCaggggtgcagcgccgcatgaGTAAAGTGGACCAGGACCAGCGTCAGTTATATCTAGCCAAAGAACTGCCACCGTGCGAGCTGGTCGTAATACCAGGCGCAACTCTAGCGTCTGCTCCGTCGTGCGTCATTTTTGTCTACCGCCTGGCTCATGAAGAGGATGTGCTCGCCGCGCTTTCAGCGCTCTCTGTGGAaaagcagagcagcagcgcagaagaGGATGCGCCGGCAACGGACAGCGGCAAGTCATTTGGCAGGGAGAAGCTCAATGCCCAAACTTCCCAGGCTGCCACGATTGTCACACGTGCCCTTTGGAGCACCGTTTGGCCGATTCTGCGGGCCCACCTGCatgccaccagcagcagcgctgttcCGGCTCACATGCCCGTTGTGTGGGCCATGGCGGATCCGCGAATGCTAAGCGGCTTTCTTCCTTACACTTTGGATGACACAGACAACATTTTGTCGCCGTGCCCGTGCCCCGTTCCTGTGAGCCCTTCGCTCATGCGCAGTCCAGATGAAGAGGCCGTCGTGGTACACTGGGTGCGGCTCGTGCCACGCACAGCCTTTTGTCTCTATGACCCCTCGgccagcagtgctgctgtcCAAGACACGCTCGGCGTGCTGCATGCGCACCTGGCAAAGGGAGCGCAGTCGCACGCGAACTCTCCGAGGGGACAACGTCGACTCAGTAGTAGCGGGGGCACGAAAAAGCTGGCGCCAAAGGGTACAACAACGAAAGCGTCTCGAGCAAGCAGTCCAGCGTTCAGTGGGCCAGGAGGTGCTAAGGGCCGCAATACGCGAGGCGCAGCCGGGGTAGCAGGCACCGCAGCAACAATCCCATCAGCTCAGCACAAAACTTCGCTACAGTCGCGCGAGCTGAGTAGGGAGATCGACCTGCAGGCGACACCGGCAGAGTTCCCGTACTGCATCGCTCACCCTCTCACCCTCGCGCATTACCTCTACTTGGGAAGCCTAGCAGCaacaccatcaccaccacaggCTACAGCGCTGACAGCACCATCCTCATCCCCAGCGGACCTCGGGATGGAGCTGACATGGTATCTTAGCAAGATGACCTCCTTTCAAGGGGCAGTGATGACCGCGTCGGAGGCGGATATGGTGGGATTGGCAACGGAAGAGGCGTTTAAACGGATGTGGCGTACGCACGCGTCTCTATTGCGGTGGGTGCGCGCGTACCTGAGCAATTCAGCCGCTCTGCTGACGACTGGTGGCTCAGCGGTGGAGCTggtgagcggcagcgctaACGGCAATCCTCAAATGGGGCACCAGAGACCCTCTGTCACGTTCGAGGAGGCTGTTCGCCTGTCGCTATCTCGAACCGTGCCTGACGCTTCCAAGTGGCCCCTGCCCCTGTGGGAGGTGGCAGCGTTGCCCATTGCGCCAGTGCCTCCGttgacgctgcgctgcagcggacCGGCTGATGCTCCTATGTCGACGAGCGTGACGACTGAAAGCATCATGCAGTGGGGCGCTGGGTTGTTATCGGTTGTGGTTGGCGATGGTAGGGCTGCTGGCGATATGGAGCGATGCGACAAGGCTCCCCTGATGTCAGTTCTGACCCGACTAGCGCACCTCATCGATGCATACAATGGATGGTCTTTGAAGAGCCGCCTGACCCTAAGGTGGGACGCCAACAGCGACGGCTGCAACGGCACACGCGGTGCAGTCACAGTAAAAGCACCAGGAGACCACTCCGTGGGTGCGACAGTGACGCCGCAGCGGTCGATCGTTACGGCATGTTGCGCGGGTGGCGTCTTTAATATCATGAGCGCCGTGTGTGCATGGATGGCCACAGTAAGCGAATCACTCCTGCTCCAGCAACCCTTGCGTGAGCTAACGGCCTTGTGTGCTACAGCAGAGTCGctggcgtcgcgcagcgcagggCAGCATGTCGTCAGCAACGTCGCGACCCCCACGACACTCCCGCCTTCCGGACTGTTCCGGCGGTATGCGCAGCCATTTCAGACACTGTCGGTGCCGGGCAGCGGAGGCGCAAAGGCCATCATGAACACtggggctgtggcggccaTCGTTCCACAGCCTCCCAAGGCGACGGAAACACCGACcagtgaagcagcagcagcggcggcagcgcagttAGAGAAGCGGTGCACCGCGACAGTGTCAGCGCGTATTCACCACCAAAGCACGGATGTGACGCTGCCCCCGTACCCTCAAGAAGTGTCGTGGATGGTGCGACACGTCATCGCCAAGAATGCGGGGCACTTCGAGGTGAACGTGGCCCGCGGCACCGACACCGTCACTcccgcagcggcacgtcCAGGGTTGTCACTGGCAGTGCACGACCTGGCAACGGGGGGCTCCTCTTCGCTCACAGCACGCCAGAGCACGATGGCCACGATGACCATCACGACGCAAAGCACGGGGTTCCTtctgcaacagcagcgacgccggcTGCGTCGGCACACGTCTGGCGTTGCAGCAAAGCTTCAGCCCTACTCGCAGAGTGTACACCTGATCAAGGAGATGGCGCGCAATCTTCTCGGTCGTCGCCCGCTGGcggaagcagcagtggcactACAGGGGGCGTTAGAGTCAACACTGGTCGCCCCACACTCTGAGGTGGCCGCCGACGAAGTACGTAGTGGATGCGAGGTGACACCGTTGCATCAGAGCTGCAAAAAGCACCGTGGTGAGTCAGCCGGCGGTAGCGCTACTGGCACGCAGCAGGTTAGTGCGCTggacctgctgcagcgctactTAGCCTCCGTGGACACGAGGCAGGCACACCTGGCAATCAAATCGAAGTCGGCGCAACCAAAATGTCCCGCGCTCTTGCCGGAACGCCACCACAGTATCAAGACGAACGAAAATGAAATGTTAGCGAcacaggcggcggcagagaacCTCACGCCACGCATTTACGAGCATCTGCTGCAGCAAGCACTACTGCATCAGCTGCTACGAGAAACCGGCTTGGAGTCGACGCACCATTCAGCCTCACTGCACAGGCATGGTCACGTCCCCATCGCAGCCAGGGAAGAAGCCGCCTGTACGAACGATGACTGGAGtgtgacgcagcagctgccggtgCAGGTAATCGTGGCGTCCATCGTTGATTTCCAGGAGCGCTTCGGTGCTCATAACGTTGCGTGGCGCTCTTGCGCACTTCATTATCGCCCTCTCCCGTCGCGAACTGCGACGGGGTACGGTAGCGCCGGCAAAGGCGTCGGCACAGTTGCGTCCTCTGGAGATAAGGATGATGAGGTCCACCGCACATCTGCCTACGCGCACAACGCCCTCAACGTGCACCCCACACGGCGAGTGACACACATGTGGGTTGCCGGCGTGGCAGTGCCGGATGTGCAGATGGCAGAGGTCATCGAGAACGGGCGGAGGCTGAACTCCGACGCGAAGTTGGAGCAGAAGAGCCGCCCCTCgctgaggcagcggcgatcACGTAGGTGGGTAGACATGGTTCCGCGGGCAGGGTCCGTGACGTCGGTTGAAGTCTACGCACTGTGGCAATCGCTGCtacagcaccagcagcagggcaCGGACGGGGAGGCAGCGGCCGCAAAGCCCATCGGGGCTACTGCTACAGGTGCGAAGACGCCGTTGCGTGTGGGTCCGGCGGAGTTGACGATGCGTGCGATGCACGACCTTATCTCCCAGTACATGCAGCGACACGCCGAGGTGTCGACGTCACTTGTTACCGTGAAGGGTGTGTCGTCTGAATCCTCTAAAACGATAGCTGCTACAGAATGTGCCCCAATGCGCTTTGACACCCACGAGACTCTCTACCTGTACGGCgatgcggtggtggaggtgtggGTAAGTGAGGTGCAGCGTCTGTGCCGCTACATCAAGGCCACCGAGATCATCGCTACTCTGCACGCAACACCGTCGAGCACGGGAGTCCACAACGTGCACCTGACCGTCCACTGGGATGACGGACTTCTTTTCACGTGCACAAGCCACAACACCCGACAGGACTGCAGCAGTACGGTTCCGCTGATTGATGTCATGCTCACCACCTGCAACGTGGTCCTACAGCGGCGCGAGGGTGAGTCACGCATTCGGATTTGTCGCTACCCAAACACATCATccagcaccacagcagccgccgcggTCTCCCTGAAGGAGCTGAGCGGGCGACCAACAGCGGCCTTGCCGCAGGGGGGCGTTATGGAGGCGTGCACAGCCCTCCTCGAGGAGCGTGTTACCCTCTACTGCGTCCACCACTGCCCGACAGAATTCACCGCTGCCACACCGATGGAACTGGAAGCGTCGTCCGAGGTGGAGACCAGCTGCGTGGTCAACGAGCGCACCGGCGTGGTGCAACGCTTCTATGCATCGgggatgcagcagctgttgTTTCCTAGTGGTGCAATCATGGTACGGCGGCCTCTGAGGCCGGTCTTCGCCAAGCCCTCAGCATTCAATTCAACCTCGCAGTATTGTGACACGTTGGTGGCGCTGGACGGGCGGTGCTTTGTGCGCAACGGCAGTAGCAGGGGCGACACCTCTGCGGATGCGCCCCTTGCAAGCTCGGAGACGGTCCAACCTAGCTCGTTTCAgcgtgtgcaggtgcgcaTTGCGTGTGAGAACTCCAGAGGCATGACGAGCCACACTGGCGCCGATGAAGCGCACGCCCCGCCCTTCACACGCAGTGAAATCGCCTACGATGCTGTACACCACTGCCGCATGCGCTCCCGCGAGGACGGCTTGACGGTGGCGGAGTACGAATCTTTGACCACCCCCGAAGACACCGGGGGCACACACAACGACGGCCGGGTGAGTACCACACTCGCCCGGGTCGTTGTGTTTCCAGATGGCACTACCATCACTACGGTGGCACCGCGTGAGACTCGGCGGCGTGcgctcgtgcgccacctcgacGACACCTCCACATGGGCGTcactctcctctcccaccctgtgcgcgctgctggaaGAGTTGCAGGCAGTGGAGGACAGCCTCTTCGGGGCGGCGGCTGACGCAGAGGAGCTCTCCgtgcggtggtgcgtggAAGCATCGGCTCTGCCTCGTCTGTATCTTGCGCCAACCCCGGTAGGAGGCAGCGACGAAGCGAGAGCGGGCAAAGCCGCCTTTGCTGCCATCTTTGGTGATGGAACTGTCCTGCAGAGGCGATGGGCGGCCGCGCCCACGTCTTCAGCCCCTTCCTCTACCACAGACGTTGAGGTGGACGCATCGGTGGATGCGGACGAAGAGCAGGGcttggagagagggggggtcgAAGAAAGCGGCACGCATGGCACCTTGGCGTACCGCGGGGGGACGTTTGAAACGGTGCTCGTACGCCCCTCGACCAGCGCCGTGCGCGTCCTTCATCATCACGGGATCGTCACGATTGAGCCTGCGGACGTGCTCGCCAGCATTACCCATGCCTCCCCTGCTGCGTACGCGGTGGGGCAGGGCCTGCCGTTCTTTGACTTAgcgtgcggcggtggcctaCGCATGGTAGACGGGGCACGGTGCGTGTGGGAAGTGTGCGGGCTCGCGGAAGCCAACGAGGGACCGCAGGTGCTACACCCGGAACGCGCAAGCACATACGAAGAGTTGCTGCGCGCCTTGGTGAGTCCCCACTACAGTCCTCATCGTCTGCCccgagcggcgcagctgacgtatgcgcgcgagcagcggcgagaAACCGCAGCTTATGCGCGCCGACGAGACACTGGGTGGTGCCCATCTCTTCTGCGGCG
This genomic window contains:
- a CDS encoding putative 60S ribosomal protein L18a, whose amino-acid sequence is MVKPHLRHYQVVGRESPSEKNPEPTVYKFEVFAPNFVVAKSRFWRMMKIKNKVKATHGDVLSCKVVKDAKLVARNYLVDIAYYSQRCGYTRMVKEFRDVSKTGAVSQAYHDLASRHRARYHNIEVLCVKSIPDHEVKHLSIAQYHAPNLSFPLLQRRTKAARKDRAIFVKKNTKRAVVA